The Coffea arabica cultivar ET-39 chromosome 3c, Coffea Arabica ET-39 HiFi, whole genome shotgun sequence genome contains a region encoding:
- the LOC113735974 gene encoding putative disease resistance protein RGA3 — translation MADALLVPTVHVALETAINLASAHVGPFPGIGNDFARLVSTLTMIQAFLRDAEEKQVAYLWAKLWLELLERVTFDAENLLDDFNYEMNRRRIEIQNQTKRKVCFFFFSLFNSIAFGRKMAKQIREINVNFERIHEDAMALGIVEQFHFERALSSPSGGRFIKNREIDPETIDTSFVGRDDDVSAILAQLTATDNNETISVLPIVGMGGIGKTALAQKVYNDPNIGRHFDLRMWVCVSEDFNADRLFRLMLESLLKEPMPEVESMDARVNRFKKLLDGKKYLLVLDDVWNKKSALWHDFLVCLKGITSQAMGSWILVTTRDRGVARIMGISSPLWSLKELSDHRCWLILKENAFGAGEVPNGLQHVGFKIAQRCLGLPLAASILGRMLRNKGIDEWQTLESGLQSLGGDENIGLVEILKLSFDRLPHASLKKCLAYCSIFPKGFQMERNQLIQLWAAEGFLHPRHDMYMEEVGNECFSILLDSNLFQDGEKDDYGNVLNCKMHDLV, via the coding sequence ATGGCGGATGCACTGCTTGTTCCCACTGTACATGTTGCACTGGAGACGGCAATAAACTTGGCTTCAGCACATGTTGGCCCGTTTCCGGGCATCGGGAATGATTTTGCGAGACTGGTGAGCACGTTGACTATGATCCAGGCTTTCCTTCGTGATGCAGAGGAAAAGCAGGTGGCTTACTTGTGGGCGAAGCTTTGGCTGGAGCTGCTTGAACGTGTCACTTTCGATGCCGAAAATTTGCTGGATGACTTCAACTATGAAATGAATCGGCGCAGGATTGAGATCCAAAACCAAACGAAGAGGAAGgtatgcttcttcttcttctcactCTTTAATTCCATTGCATTCGGTCGCAAAATGGCAAAACAAATTCGGGAAATCAACGTGAATTTTGAAAGAATCCATGAAGATGCGATGGCCCTTGGCATCGTGGAACAGTTTCACTTTGAACGTGCTCTCTCCTCTCCTAGTGGAGGAAGATTTATAAAGAACAGAGAGATTGACCCTGAAACTATTGATACGAGTTTTGTTGGAAGAGATGATGATGTTTCAGCAATACTAGCACAGTTGACTGCCACGGATAACAATGAAACTATCTCCGTTCTTCCCATAGTAGGAATGGGCGGGATCGGGAAGACCGCATTGGCtcaaaaagtttacaatgatcCAAATATTGGAAGACATTTTGACCTGAGAATGTGGGTGTGTGTTTCGGAGGATTTCAATGCCGATAGGCTTTTTAGGTTGATGCTAGAATCACTATTGAAAGAACCAATGCCCGAAGTTGAGAGTATGGACGCCAGGGTCAATCGGTTTAAGAAATTATTGGATGGTAAAAAGTATCTACTGGTATTGGATGATGTTTGGAATAAGAAGTCCGCATTATGGCATGATTTTCTTGTATGTTTGAAAGGTATTACTAGCCAAGCCATGGGGAGTTGGATTCTTGTGACCACTCGTGACCGAGGAGTGGCACGCATCATGGGAATTTCTTCTCCTCTTTGGTCCTTGAAAGAATTGTCAGATCATCGATGTTGGCTCATTCTCAAAGAAAATGCATTTGGCGCTGGGGAGGTGCCGAATGGGCTACAACATGTAGGATTCAAGATTGCGCAAAGATGCCTAGGCTTACCATTAGCTGCAAGCATTCTTGGTCGCATGctgcgcaacaagggaatagaCGAATGGCAAACTTTAGAGAGTGGGCTTCAAAGTTTAGGTGGAGATGAAAACATTGGGCTTGTTGAAATTTTAAAGTTGAGCTTCGATCGTCTTCCACATGCATCTCTTAAAAAGTGTCTTGCGTATTGTTCAATTTTTCCCAAGGGCTTTCAAATGGAAAGGAATCAACTAATCCAACTTTGGGCAGCAGAAGGATTTCTTCATCCAAGACATGATATGTATATGGAGGAAGTTGGTAACGAGTGTTTTTCCATTTTGTTGGATAGTAACTTGTTTCAAGATGGAGAGAAGGATGATTATGGGAATGTATTGAACTGCAAAATGCATGATCTTGTGTAG
- the LOC113735105 gene encoding uncharacterized protein, with amino-acid sequence MVQFISRSKTRSSKDSIEADFLDKTFRYLAVESSGGEEIQFPLNKSFRYITTLFLLENKSINIDGWISSLTSLRVLNLASSDVEELPESINKLSHLRYLDSSDTPIKTLPVSLCQLINLQTLRVRDCKSLTNFPNNFKNLVNLRHFDFFSRDKSSDIMPLEIGQLYALQTLPFFNIGEDAGRQIGQLRSLDNLSGSFEIRNLELVRSKKEAKSANLIEKSNINELKLLWNELDNLRENDSEYNQVLEGLHPHQNLKGLIIERFFGDQLSTWIGKLEKLVKFELRNCRNCKELPTVGHMPFLKYLHLEGLDNITTIGPSFYGESTVHSDSSGQLFPALEHLILENMLNLREWVEALGHDEAVVVFPVLNTMRIKRCPQIATFPSYFPCLKNLHIEHINNGSSIVTCIYNSFRTLTSLFIDNMNGFTELPYAHIVGSTQNLVDLGSLEELHVCRCHSLKSISIPRVHPYLNALRKLRIFMCSELTHLSIPQIYESEWDSSSSSSSTCPPRPPLEELEIWGCPNLISFPIDLTRRPSLSFLDIPYCKKLADLPKGKLCSLTSLRSLEIGPFSETTELHSFLDLFDALPQPPHPYLPFLWKLSLVGWPHWESLPDQLQHLSALMYLELAGFGVKSLPDWFGKLSSLERLYLYNCTKLENLPSHQSMRSLTRLKELRIEMCPLLTERCNSESSSSSTIPISEWSKISDVPKIIINGQRIRG; translated from the coding sequence ATGGTGCAATTCATTTCTAGATCAAAAACCAGAAGTTCGAAAGACTCAATAGAAGCTGATTTTCTTGACAAGACTTTTCGATATCTTGCAGTGGAGAGCAGTGGTGGGGAAGAAATACAATTTCCACTGAACAAGAGTTTCAGGTACATAACAACATTATTTTTATTGGAGAACAAATCAATTAATATTGATGGTTGGATCTCATCTTTGACTAGCTTGCGGGTGCTAAACTTAGCTTCATCAGATGTCGAGGAGCTTCCTGAATCAATTAACAAGTTGTCTCATTTAAGGTACCTCGATTCATCAGATACTCCGATCAAAACATTACCAGTGTCTCTTTGTCAGCTTATCAATTTGCAGACTTTAAGAGTTAGAGATTGCAAATCATTGACAAATTTTCCAAACAATTTCAAGAATTTGGTGAATTTGAGGCACTTTGACTTTTTCTCTAGAGATAAATCTAGTGATATAATGCCTCTTGAGATCGGACAGTTGTATGCTCTCCAAACATTACCATTTTTTAATATTGGTGAAGATGCGGGTCGACAAATTGGACAATTGAGGAGTTTAGATAATCTCAGTGGAAGTTTCGAGATACGGAATCTTGAATTGGTGAGAAGCAAGAAAGAAGCCAAGTCTGCAAATCTGATTGAAAAGTCAAACATTAATGAGTTGAAATTATTGTGGAATGAATTAGATAATTTGAGAGAGAACGACAGCGAATACAATCAAGTGTTGGAAGGCTTGCATCCTCACCAAAATTTGAAAGGTTTGATAATTGAAAGATTTTTTGGTGATCAACTTTCGACATGGATCGGAAAACTTGAGAAATTGGTTAAGTTCGAACTGCGAAATTGTAGAAACTGCAAGGAGTTACCAACTGTTGGACACATGCCCTTCCTCAAATATCTTCACCTGGAAGGACTCGACAACATAACAACCATAGGGCCTTCTTTTTATGGTGAATCAACCGTGCATAGTGACAGTAGCGGTCAATTGTTTCCAGCACTTGAACATCTCATTCTAGAAAACATGCTAAATTTGCGTGAATGGGTGGAAGCATTAGGTCATGATGAAGCAGTGGTGGTGTTTCCGGTCCTTAACACGATGAGGATTAAAAGGTGTCCCCAAATAGCCACTTTTCCAAGTTATTTTCCGTGTCTCAAGAACTTGCACATTGAGCATATCAACAATGGATCAAGTATAGTGACATGCATTTACAATAGTTTCAGGACTCTCACGAGTCTTTTCATTGATAATATGAATGGGTTCACTGAGCTACCATACGCTCATATTGTTGGCTCAACTCAAAATTTGGTTGACCTTGGGTCCTTAGAGGAATTACATGTTTGCAGGTGCCACTCACTAAAGTCGATTTCAATTCCTAGGGTACACCCGTACCTCAATGCCCTGCGAAAATTAAGGATTTTTATGTGCAGTGAGTTAACCCATTTGTCCATCCCGCAAATATACGAGTCAGAGTGGGATTCCAGTTCTTCATCCTCCTCTACTTGCCCTCCTCGTCCTCCTCTTGAGGAATTGGAAATATGGGGATGCCCCAATCTTATCTCCTTTCCGATTGATTTAACCCGCAGaccttctctttctttcctggACATCCCATACTGTAAGAAATTAGCCGACTTGCCCAAGGGGAAGCTTTGTTCTCTTACAAGCTTGAGAAGCTTAGAGATTGGACCATTCTCAGAAACCACAGAGCTGCATTCCTTCCTAGACCTCTTTGATGCTCTCCCCCAACCACCGCATCCCTACTTGCCCTTCCTTTGGAAATTGAGTCTTGTTGGATGGCCTCATTGGGAATCTCTACCTGACCAACTTCAGCACCTCTCTGCTCTAATGTATCTTGAACTAGCTGGTTTTGGAGTAAAATCATTGCCTGATTGGTTTGGGAAGCTTTCGTCACTTGAACGACTCTACCTTTACAATTGTACAAAGTTAGAGAATTTACCCTCTCACCAATCTATGAGAAGCCTCACCAGACTAAAAGAGCTGCGGATTGAAATGTGTCCCCTTCTAACGGAAAGATGCAATTCAGAGAGTAGCAGCAGCAGTACCATCCCCATTTCTGAGTGGTCCAAGATCTCCGACGTTCCCAAAATTATAATTAATGGGCAGCGAATCAGAGGCTAA
- the LOC113735106 gene encoding uncharacterized protein, producing the protein MPAQRKPEEIVPILLARLEKAKQFVVGRISENSEADPLVLKFKEIEIELGSMKRLFPRIKHWEGKLMEQFRTLEQDIDDDVFFKQHDEANEILNRLERISESVVSVKQLFSAVERQLMDRTRTMPSSGMQFPSEEAVRKDQTMSEEWSRLGVEEKIYASEAISNFQKSFDCRESYQLKACSLCLSIFPENSIIKKRPLIYWWIGEGMVTKTSEKTAEEVGEDVFNELINESFIIPKFENLSPNINTFIVHPWIRRMLISVAKRLSFFEFTFEFTPSGTPSNGHRRAFLLAGGSDSYSTMTEDTIMVFNVNDQYLGFKPDWLSKLNRVEVLQLGRWQNSVKHHIEVENKDLTVESKKKKKVEY; encoded by the coding sequence ATGCCAGCTCAAAGAAAACCCGAGGAAATTGTCCCAATACTACTGGCTCGTCTGGAAAAAGCTAAGCAATTTGTAGTAGGGCGTATCAGCGAGAACAGTGAGGCAGACCCTCTAGttttgaaattcaaagaaaTCGAGATTGAACTTGGCAGCATGAAACGTTTGTTCCCCAGGATAAAACATTGGGAAGGGAAACTCATGGAACAGTTCAGAACTTTGGAGCAAGACATTGATGATGATGTTTTCTTTAAACAGCATGACGAGGCTAATGAGATTCTTAATAGATTGGAGCGCATCAGTGAGAGTGTTGTGTCTGTAAAACAGCTATTTTCTGCAGTGGAAAGGCAGCTGATGGATAGAACACGTACGATGCCTTCTTCTGGGATGCAATTCCCTTCTGAGGAGGCTGTTAGGAAGGATCAGACAATGTCTGAAGAGTGGTCGAGACTTGGTGTGGAGGAAAAAATTTATGCCAGCGAAGCAATATCAAATTTTCAGAAAAGTTTTGACTGTCGGGAGAGCTATCAATTGAAAGCATGCTCCTTGTGCCTTTCAATTTTCCCTGAGAATAGCATCATAAAGAAGAGACCCCTTATTTACTGGTGGATAGGAGAGGGTATGGTCACTAAAACCTCAGAAAAGACTGCAGAGGAGGTTGGAGAAGATGTCTTTAATGAATTGATAAATGAAAGCTTCATAATCCCCAAATTTGAGAACCTTTCTCCCAATATAAACACTTTTATTGTGCACCCTTGGATTCGAAGAATGCTGATCTCGGTTGCAAAAAGACTTAGCTTTTttgaatttacttttgaatttaCTCCCTCAGGGACGCCTAGCAATGGTCATCGTCGCGCATTCTTATTGGCGGGTGGTAGTGATTCATACAGCACAATGACCGAGGATACTATTATGGTTTTCAATGTAAATGATCAATATCTTGGATTTAAACCTGACTGGCTCTCGAAGTTGAATAGGGTTGAGGTTCTTCAGTTGGGCCGGTGGCAAAACTCTGTCAAACATCATATTGAAGTGgaaaataaagatttgacaGTTGAGtcgaagaagaaaaagaaggtggAATATTAA
- the LOC113735107 gene encoding uncharacterized protein: MPAQGKPEEIVRTLLACLGKAWDALQPIHKKDEKIVSGFKEIETELDKMKDWEGKLIKRFRNLVQDIDNDVWFDRLKHGNADDILNGLKLIRKSVASVKQLFPAKESQVTEITHSMPFTGKDQTSEDQAVGKDQTMSEEWSRLGVEEKIYVSKAISDFRKSFDCLESNQLKVCSLCLSIFPENSIMKKRPLIYWWIGEGMVAETSEKTAEEVGEDVFGQLINESFIIPIVENHSPNINSFIVHPWIRRMLISVAKGLHFFEFNPTGMPSNDHRHAFLFAGLDASASEMPDGILTVFNVNCQYLRFELDWLSRLNRVEVLQLGRWQNSVEHHIEVEYEVS; the protein is encoded by the coding sequence ATGCCAGCTCAAGGAAAACCTGAGGAAATTGTCCGAACACTACTGGCTTGTCTGGGAAAAGCTTGGGATGCATTACAACCCATCCATAAGAAAGATGAGAAAATAGTTTCGGGATTCAAAGAAATTGAGACTGAACTTGACAAGATGAAAGATTGGGAAGGGAAACTCATAAAACGGTTCAGAAATTTGGTGCAAGACATCGATAATGATGTTTGGTTTGATAGATTGAAGCATGGCAACGCTGATGACATTCTTAATGGATTGAAGCTCATCAGAAAGAGTGTTGCATCTGTAAAACAGCTCTTTCCGGCAAAAGAAAGCCAGGTGACAGAAATAACACATTCGATGCCTTTTACTGGGAAGGATCAGACGTCTGAAGATCAGGCTGTTGGGAAGGATCAGACAATGTCTGAAGAGTGGTCGAGGCTTGGCGTGGAGGAAAAAATTTATGTTAGCAAAGCAATATCAGATTTTCGGAAAAGTTTTGACTGTCTGGAGAGCAATCAATTGAAAGTATGCTCCTTGTGCCTTTCAATTTTCCCAGAGAATAGCATCATGAAGAAGAGACCCCTTATTTACTGGTGGATAGGAGAGGGTATGGTCGCTGAAACCTCAGAAAAGACTGCAGAGGAGGTTGGAGAAGATGTATTTGGACAATTGATAAATGAAAGCTTCATAATCCCCATAGTTGAGAATCATTCTCCCAATATAAACAGTTTTATCGTGCACCCTTGGATTCGAAGAATGCTGATCTCGGTTGCAAAAGGACTTCACTTTTTTGAATTTAATCCCACAGGGATGCCTAGCAATGATCATCGTCATGCATTCTTATTTGCGGGTCTTGATGCTTCAGCCAGTGAGATGCCTGATGGTATTCTTACGGTTTTCAATGTGAATTGTCAATATCTTAGATTTGAACTTGACTGGCTCTCGAGGTTGAATAGGGTTGAGGTTCTTCAGTTGGGCCGGTGGCAAAACTCTGTCGAACATCATATTGAAGTGGAATATGAAGTCTCTTGA